Proteins encoded within one genomic window of Nordella sp. HKS 07:
- a CDS encoding DUF1289 domain-containing protein, with protein sequence MNALTSQEIETPCIKVCVIDPDTGFCVGCGRTRGEIGGWLGMTSAERREIMTNLPERVSTLTLRKRRKGGRRGRLGFE encoded by the coding sequence ATGAACGCGCTGACTTCGCAAGAGATCGAGACACCCTGCATCAAAGTGTGCGTGATCGACCCGGACACCGGGTTTTGCGTCGGCTGCGGCAGGACGCGTGGGGAAATCGGAGGCTGGCTCGGCATGACTTCCGCCGAACGGCGCGAGATAATGACGAACTTGCCGGAGCGGGTCAGCACGCTCACATTGCGCAAACGCCGGAAGGGCGGGCGACGGGGACGACTGGGGTTTGAATAG
- the cobT gene encoding nicotinate-nucleotide--dimethylbenzimidazole phosphoribosyltransferase has translation MNTTTGLPFDDIRRLLKDMPAPDEEAAAAVRARDGRLTKPPGSLGRMEGIAEWLARWQGRHAPRVERPVVAVFAGNHGVVKQGVAAYPQAVTSQMVANFQAGGAAVNQICKSFELGLKVFELALETPTQDITEAAAMEEAECAATMAYGMEAVAGGADLLCIGEMGIGNTTIAAAICHALYGGEAEDWVGPGTGVDQAGLKRKADAVRRAVAFHAGHLKDPLEVLRRLGGRELAAMAGAILAARHSKVPVLIDGYVASAAAATLHALDPAALDHCLAAHCSAEPAHRELLRRLGQAPLLDLGMRLGEGSGAALAAALVKAAADLHNGMATFESAGVSDKEA, from the coding sequence ATGAACACGACGACCGGCCTCCCCTTTGACGACATCCGCCGCCTGCTCAAGGACATGCCGGCCCCTGATGAGGAAGCGGCCGCGGCCGTCAGGGCCCGGGACGGGCGGCTCACCAAACCGCCAGGATCGCTCGGGCGGATGGAAGGGATCGCCGAGTGGCTGGCCCGCTGGCAAGGCCGCCATGCTCCCCGGGTGGAGCGCCCGGTGGTCGCCGTCTTCGCCGGCAATCATGGTGTGGTGAAGCAGGGGGTGGCGGCCTATCCCCAGGCGGTGACCAGTCAGATGGTGGCCAATTTCCAGGCCGGCGGGGCGGCGGTGAACCAGATCTGCAAGAGCTTCGAACTCGGCCTCAAGGTCTTCGAGCTCGCCCTCGAGACGCCGACCCAGGACATCACCGAGGCGGCGGCGATGGAGGAGGCCGAATGCGCCGCGACCATGGCTTACGGCATGGAGGCGGTGGCCGGCGGGGCCGATCTCCTTTGCATCGGCGAGATGGGCATCGGCAACACCACCATTGCGGCCGCCATTTGCCATGCGCTCTATGGCGGCGAGGCGGAGGACTGGGTGGGGCCGGGCACCGGCGTCGATCAGGCGGGCCTCAAGCGCAAGGCGGATGCGGTGCGCCGCGCCGTCGCCTTCCATGCCGGTCATCTCAAGGATCCGCTGGAGGTGCTGCGCCGCCTCGGTGGGCGCGAGCTCGCCGCCATGGCGGGCGCAATCCTGGCGGCGCGCCATTCCAAGGTGCCGGTCCTGATCGACGGCTATGTGGCGAGCGCCGCCGCGGCTACCCTGCATGCGCTCGACCCCGCGGCCCTCGATCATTGCCTTGCCGCCCATTGCTCGGCGGAGCCCGCGCATCGCGAGCTCTTGCGGCGTCTCGGCCAGGCCCCCTTGCTCGACCTCGGCATGCGTCTGGGGGAAGGCTCAGGCGCGGCGCTGGCCGCCGCCCTGGTCAAGGCCGCGGCCGATCTTCACAATGGCATGGCGACCTTCGAAAGCGCCGGCGTCAGCGACAAGGAAGCTTGA
- a CDS encoding Mrp/NBP35 family ATP-binding protein produces MEKITREQILTALGRLAVPGSGQSLVEAGLISDIVIANNRVMFAITADQANMPAMEPLRREAERIVAALPGVEKAMVALTAERKQAPPKTANLKAGIPGLRHIVAVSSGKGGVGKSTMAVNLAVALKANGLRVAVLDADVYGPSLPKLLGIMGKPKAADMQGKLMQPMEAYGLKVMSMGFLVPEDTPMIWRGPMVMSALMQMLRDVTWGEIDVMIVDMPPGTGDAQLTLAQQTPLSGAVIVSTPQDLALLDARKGLNMFRKVNVPVLGIIENMSYFICGKCGERHEIFGHGGARAEARRLGVSFLGEVPLDMEVRARSDAGEPIVATMPDGPHAAIFKKIAEEVWSQIEAGTSRKAPRIVIED; encoded by the coding sequence ATGGAAAAGATCACACGCGAACAGATATTGACGGCTCTCGGCAGGCTTGCTGTGCCCGGTAGCGGACAGAGCCTTGTCGAGGCGGGGCTGATCAGCGACATCGTCATCGCCAATAACCGGGTGATGTTCGCGATCACGGCGGATCAGGCCAATATGCCCGCGATGGAGCCGTTGCGCCGCGAGGCCGAGCGTATCGTCGCGGCTCTGCCGGGCGTCGAGAAGGCCATGGTGGCGTTGACCGCCGAGCGCAAGCAGGCGCCGCCCAAGACCGCCAATCTGAAGGCCGGTATTCCGGGCTTGCGCCATATCGTGGCGGTGTCATCCGGCAAGGGCGGCGTCGGCAAGTCGACCATGGCGGTCAATCTGGCGGTCGCCCTCAAGGCCAATGGCCTGCGGGTGGCGGTTCTCGATGCCGATGTCTATGGACCATCGCTGCCAAAGCTCCTTGGCATCATGGGCAAGCCCAAGGCGGCGGACATGCAGGGCAAGCTCATGCAGCCGATGGAGGCCTATGGGCTGAAGGTCATGTCGATGGGCTTCCTCGTGCCTGAAGACACGCCGATGATCTGGCGCGGGCCGATGGTGATGTCCGCCTTGATGCAGATGCTGCGCGATGTGACCTGGGGCGAGATCGACGTCATGATCGTCGACATGCCGCCCGGTACCGGCGATGCCCAGCTGACCTTGGCGCAGCAGACCCCGCTTTCCGGCGCCGTGATCGTCTCGACGCCGCAGGACCTGGCGCTTCTCGATGCCCGCAAGGGGCTCAACATGTTCCGTAAGGTGAATGTGCCGGTGCTCGGGATCATCGAGAATATGAGCTACTTCATCTGCGGGAAATGCGGCGAGCGCCATGAGATTTTCGGTCACGGCGGGGCGCGCGCGGAGGCCCGCAGGCTTGGCGTGTCGTTTCTGGGCGAGGTGCCCCTCGACATGGAGGTGCGCGCCCGCTCGGACGCCGGCGAACCCATCGTGGCGACCATGCCGGATGGCCCGCATGCGGCGATCTTCAAGAAGATTGCCGAGGAAGTCTGGTCCCAGATCGAGGCCGGAACCAGCCGAAAAGCCCCGCGTATCGTCATCGAGGATTAG
- a CDS encoding sensor histidine kinase KdpD: MTAPAAAADGLVIGDGETLPWERDLLTLYVRNQIRVVLALPCFAALFALMTLLWTPWRQSIAWLGAALGCQIIQFVLCRIYLRAKPKKSQFTEWLGILTASEFFTAAAWSLPLFLLWDNASDLEHIYIIASLMAVIAVRIMISANFMPIIIAGTGLMTFALALRCLTEPGYLYAGLGALAIGCQVFFVVVARKLQDTARDMLIFKAQKEELVAKLMVERDKSDIARAEALREKLRAEEASTAKSQFLATMSHELRTPLNAILGFSEIIGREMFGRHEVAAYRTYANDIHDSGSYLLSLVNDILDLTRIEAGRRDMNAEPLLISETLEDVRNFVSYKLTEKAQTLDFDIPAHLPKIMADRRSVRQIWINLLSNAAKFSPDGGHITVIARHHESGEIAVSIVDNGPGMPEAEIATAMEAFSRGSLAVKKAVDGAGLGLPIVKGLMTMHGGSLTLRSKPGLGTEATVIFPVTRVLSGPRPGFTQSAASPSQRKLIAITS; the protein is encoded by the coding sequence ATGACTGCTCCTGCCGCCGCAGCCGATGGCCTTGTCATCGGTGATGGCGAGACCCTTCCGTGGGAACGCGATCTCCTGACGCTCTATGTGCGCAACCAGATCAGGGTCGTGCTGGCCCTGCCCTGCTTCGCCGCCCTCTTCGCGCTGATGACGCTTCTGTGGACGCCGTGGCGGCAGTCGATCGCCTGGCTCGGCGCGGCGCTGGGCTGCCAGATCATCCAGTTCGTCCTGTGCCGCATCTATCTCAGGGCCAAACCGAAGAAGTCCCAGTTCACCGAATGGCTGGGAATTTTGACGGCGTCGGAGTTCTTCACCGCCGCCGCCTGGTCGCTGCCGCTCTTCCTGCTGTGGGACAATGCCAGCGATCTCGAGCACATCTACATCATCGCCAGCCTCATGGCGGTCATCGCGGTGCGCATCATGATCTCGGCGAACTTCATGCCGATCATCATCGCCGGCACCGGCCTCATGACCTTCGCGCTGGCGCTGCGCTGCCTCACCGAACCCGGCTATCTGTATGCGGGCCTGGGCGCCTTGGCGATCGGATGCCAGGTCTTCTTCGTCGTCGTGGCGCGCAAGCTGCAGGACACGGCGCGCGACATGCTGATATTCAAGGCGCAGAAGGAGGAACTCGTCGCCAAGCTCATGGTCGAGCGCGACAAGTCCGACATCGCGAGGGCTGAAGCGCTGCGCGAGAAGCTGCGCGCCGAAGAAGCGAGCACGGCCAAGTCGCAATTCCTCGCTACCATGAGCCATGAATTGCGCACGCCGCTCAACGCCATTCTCGGCTTCTCGGAGATCATCGGCCGCGAGATGTTCGGCCGCCACGAGGTCGCCGCTTACAGAACCTATGCCAACGACATCCACGACTCGGGAAGCTATCTCCTGAGCCTCGTCAACGACATCCTCGATCTGACCCGCATCGAAGCCGGACGGCGCGACATGAATGCCGAGCCGCTGCTCATTTCCGAGACGCTCGAGGACGTGCGAAACTTCGTCTCCTACAAGCTCACCGAGAAAGCGCAGACGCTCGACTTCGACATACCCGCCCATCTGCCGAAGATCATGGCCGATCGCCGCTCGGTGCGGCAGATCTGGATCAATCTCCTGTCGAATGCCGCGAAATTCTCGCCCGATGGCGGCCACATCACCGTTATTGCCCGTCATCACGAGAGCGGCGAAATCGCGGTCAGCATCGTCGACAACGGCCCCGGCATGCCGGAAGCGGAAATCGCGACGGCGATGGAGGCCTTCTCGCGCGGATCGCTTGCGGTGAAGAAAGCGGTAGACGGCGCCGGCCTCGGCCTGCCCATCGTCAAGGGCCTCATGACCATGCATGGCGGCTCGCTCACGCTGCGCAGCAAGCCGGGACTGGGGACAGAGGCGACCGTCATCTTCCCGGTGACGCGGGTCTTGAGCGGGCCGCGCCCCGGCTTCACCCAATCCGCCGCCTCGCCCAGTCAGCGCAAGCTCATCGCCATCACGAGCTAG
- a CDS encoding glutathione S-transferase family protein codes for MAEYTLHCFGESGNAYKAALMLELSRSDWAPIWVDYFNGETRRAEFRAGANEMGEVPILGHKGLKLTQSGVILDYLAEQTRKFGAKSEDERREIWRWILFDNHKFTSYLATLRFHISFAKTGETPVTEFLRPRAVSALKILDQHLANQPFIVGKRATIADLSLCGYLFYGEELPVPLEENINVMKWLDRIRALPGWKPPYELMPRGTAV; via the coding sequence ATGGCCGAATACACACTTCACTGCTTCGGGGAGTCGGGCAACGCCTATAAGGCGGCACTCATGCTGGAGCTTTCGCGCAGCGACTGGGCGCCCATCTGGGTCGACTATTTCAATGGCGAGACGCGCCGGGCGGAATTCCGCGCCGGTGCCAATGAAATGGGCGAAGTCCCCATCCTCGGCCACAAGGGGCTCAAGCTCACGCAGTCAGGCGTCATCCTCGATTATCTTGCCGAGCAGACGCGTAAGTTCGGAGCCAAGAGCGAGGACGAGCGGCGCGAGATCTGGCGCTGGATCCTGTTCGATAACCACAAGTTCACGAGCTATCTGGCGACGCTCAGATTCCACATCAGTTTCGCCAAGACCGGCGAAACGCCGGTGACCGAGTTCCTGAGACCGAGAGCGGTCTCGGCGCTCAAGATTCTCGACCAGCATCTGGCGAACCAGCCCTTCATCGTCGGCAAGCGCGCCACCATCGCCGACCTCTCCTTGTGCGGATATCTGTTCTATGGCGAGGAACTGCCGGTGCCGCTCGAAGAGAATATCAACGTCATGAAATGGCTCGACCGCATCAGGGCGCTGCCCGGCTGGAAACCGCCCTATGAGCTGATGCCGCGCGGCACCGCGGTGTAA
- a CDS encoding DASS family sodium-coupled anion symporter, whose amino-acid sequence MTQAAASFSLPRDSLQAHEPSQRLTRFQRRGYQRYLLVRQNIDLNFFWTRRWFFIALLVGFLLMIAPTPSGLTEEGQIVLAMSVVATILFVTEAVPLPTVPLLIIIGQVVLLKVDPTKVAQSLMTDSVLFIMGSLMLAVAIVKQRLDKRIAWAIVQMTGTNVYWISFGITAVCGAIAAFIGEHTVAAMMLPVGVTLITLTSQDPKKVRNLAAVILFSIAYGCSIAGVATPSGGARNAIIISYWKDLFYDPLDPETRRYLMDYLTWSIYAFPMFLIRLPIVAALLVYTFKPETTDMSRAVSRLRTQVIMDGPLKPSGWLTILIFCLTIFGWIFLSEQLGLGVIALLGVSAFLVLGLVRWEDINAGVNWGVVLLYAAAISLGVEMTDTGAADWVAKSFLDVLQNVGAGSGLGFNTAISLLTIGVSNTMTAGAAVAVLGPIVLNTAHVAGQDPIIVGFITAISSAFGYLTPAAQPAFTIIYASGYLKGRDFFTIGSRMMIVSVIILLALASLYWPFIAR is encoded by the coding sequence ATGACGCAAGCGGCTGCCAGTTTCTCACTCCCACGCGACAGCCTGCAGGCGCATGAACCGAGCCAGCGGCTGACGCGCTTCCAGCGCCGCGGCTACCAGCGCTATCTGCTGGTGCGTCAGAATATCGACCTGAATTTCTTCTGGACCCGGCGCTGGTTCTTCATCGCCTTGCTGGTCGGCTTCCTCCTGATGATCGCCCCAACGCCTTCGGGCCTCACCGAGGAAGGCCAGATCGTGCTCGCGATGTCGGTCGTTGCGACCATCCTGTTCGTGACGGAAGCGGTGCCGCTGCCCACCGTGCCGCTTCTCATCATCATCGGCCAGGTGGTGCTGCTCAAAGTCGACCCCACCAAGGTGGCGCAGAGCCTGATGACCGATTCGGTGCTGTTCATCATGGGCTCGCTGATGCTGGCGGTCGCGATCGTGAAGCAACGCCTCGACAAGCGCATAGCCTGGGCGATCGTGCAGATGACCGGCACCAACGTCTATTGGATCAGCTTCGGCATCACCGCGGTCTGCGGCGCCATCGCCGCCTTCATCGGCGAGCACACGGTCGCCGCCATGATGCTGCCGGTGGGTGTTACGCTCATCACCCTGACCTCGCAGGACCCCAAGAAGGTGCGCAATCTCGCCGCCGTCATCCTGTTCTCGATCGCCTATGGCTGCTCGATCGCCGGCGTCGCCACGCCCTCGGGCGGCGCCCGCAACGCTATCATCATCTCCTACTGGAAGGACCTGTTCTACGACCCCTTGGACCCCGAGACCCGCCGCTATCTGATGGATTACCTGACCTGGTCGATCTACGCCTTCCCGATGTTCCTGATCCGGCTGCCGATCGTGGCGGCGCTCCTGGTCTACACTTTCAAGCCGGAGACGACCGACATGTCGCGCGCCGTCTCCAGGCTCAGGACCCAGGTCATTATGGACGGTCCTCTCAAACCCTCGGGCTGGCTCACCATCCTGATCTTCTGCCTGACCATCTTCGGCTGGATCTTCCTGTCGGAGCAACTCGGGCTTGGCGTCATCGCTCTGCTCGGCGTGTCCGCCTTCCTGGTCTTGGGCCTGGTGCGCTGGGAAGACATCAATGCGGGCGTCAACTGGGGCGTCGTCCTGCTGTATGCGGCGGCGATTTCGCTCGGCGTCGAGATGACGGATACGGGGGCCGCCGACTGGGTGGCCAAGAGCTTCCTTGACGTTCTGCAGAATGTCGGCGCCGGCAGCGGCCTTGGCTTCAACACCGCCATCTCGCTCCTCACCATTGGCGTGTCGAACACGATGACGGCCGGCGCCGCCGTCGCGGTCCTGGGTCCCATCGTGCTCAATACCGCCCATGTGGCGGGGCAGGATCCGATCATCGTCGGATTCATCACCGCCATCTCCTCGGCCTTCGGTTATCTGACGCCCGCGGCGCAACCCGCCTTCACCATCATCTACGCTTCCGGCTATCTCAAGGGGCGCGACTTCTTCACCATCGGCTCGCGCATGATGATCGTCTCGGTCATTATCCTGCTCGCCCTCGCAAGCCTTTATTGGCCTTTCATCGCGCGTTAG
- the cobS gene encoding adenosylcobinamide-GDP ribazoletransferase, whose protein sequence is MTSRSSGTDIVRGWAADLGACLGFLTRLPMPSGLPFVSLADAMRAFPLAGALIGAVAGLLLAGLAALGLPDLAAAGLMLAIMALLTGGLHEDGLADTADGFGGGRDLERKLAIMRDSHIGTYGVLALVLGLLVKSASLAALAPGPALHIVALLIATGALSRAIIVWFMASTPPARRDGVAHAVGQPSDFTARSALLWGGLLAFVVLLASLGLVPALLIIGAGAAAASLFRLLSLRQIGGHSGDACGAIQFVSETAMILTAAASFS, encoded by the coding sequence ATGACTTCCCGTAGTTCCGGAACCGACATTGTGAGGGGCTGGGCCGCCGATCTCGGCGCCTGCCTCGGCTTCCTGACCCGCCTGCCGATGCCTTCCGGCCTGCCTTTCGTGTCGCTTGCCGACGCGATGCGGGCATTTCCGCTGGCGGGCGCCCTGATCGGGGCCGTGGCGGGGCTTTTGCTTGCAGGCCTCGCCGCCCTGGGGCTTCCCGATTTGGCCGCTGCTGGCCTTATGCTGGCGATTATGGCCCTGCTTACGGGCGGGCTTCATGAAGACGGTCTGGCCGACACCGCAGACGGCTTCGGCGGCGGCCGCGATCTCGAGCGCAAGCTGGCCATCATGCGCGACAGTCATATCGGGACCTATGGCGTCCTGGCGCTGGTCCTGGGCCTTCTGGTCAAGTCGGCGAGCCTCGCCGCCCTCGCCCCGGGCCCCGCCCTCCATATCGTGGCGCTGCTTATCGCGACGGGCGCGTTGTCCCGAGCGATCATCGTCTGGTTCATGGCCTCGACGCCGCCCGCCCGCCGGGACGGGGTCGCCCATGCGGTCGGCCAGCCCTCCGATTTCACCGCCAGAAGCGCCCTGCTGTGGGGGGGACTGCTCGCCTTTGTCGTCCTCCTGGCAAGCCTGGGTCTTGTTCCAGCCCTGCTCATCATCGGCGCCGGCGCCGCCGCCGCCTCGCTTTTCCGGCTCCTCAGCCTGCGCCAGATCGGCGGCCATAGCGGCGATGCCTGCGGGGCCATCCAGTTTGTGAGCGAGACGGCGATGATCTTGACGGCTGCGGCAAGTTTCTCTTAA
- a CDS encoding uracil-DNA glycosylase family protein, with protein MRACRICVETPKGRPLPHAPRPVFQASSTAKLLIAGQAPGTRVHASGRPFTDPSGVRLRQWLGIDETLFYDERHVAVIPMGFCFPGQDAKGGDLPPRPECAPAWRAKLLAHLKAIELIICLGRPAQLWHLGALAGSDLTSAVRNWREAYAQTPRILPLPHPSWRNNGWLRKNPWFAEELLPVLRHDVADLFPAHGVV; from the coding sequence ATGAGGGCCTGCCGAATCTGCGTCGAGACGCCCAAAGGGCGTCCCTTGCCGCACGCGCCCCGCCCGGTTTTTCAAGCCAGTTCAACGGCGAAGCTCCTGATCGCGGGGCAGGCGCCGGGAACCCGGGTGCATGCCTCAGGCCGTCCTTTCACGGACCCTTCCGGCGTCAGGCTCAGGCAGTGGCTCGGCATCGATGAAACCCTCTTTTATGATGAACGCCATGTTGCGGTGATCCCCATGGGCTTCTGCTTTCCCGGCCAGGATGCCAAGGGGGGCGACCTGCCGCCGCGCCCGGAATGCGCGCCCGCCTGGCGAGCGAAGCTGCTCGCGCATCTCAAGGCGATCGAGCTCATCATATGTCTCGGCCGCCCGGCGCAGCTCTGGCATCTGGGCGCTCTCGCTGGCAGCGACTTGACATCGGCGGTCAGGAACTGGCGTGAGGCCTATGCACAGACGCCGCGCATCCTGCCTCTGCCTCATCCTTCCTGGCGCAACAATGGCTGGCTCAGGAAGAACCCCTGGTTCGCCGAGGAGCTGCTGCCGGTCCTGCGCCATGACGTAGCAGACCTTTTCCCGGCGCATGGGGTGGTTTGA
- a CDS encoding cold-shock protein, producing MPVGTVKWFNTTKGFGFIQPESGGADVFVHISAVQRSGLTGLNEGQKISFELQQDPKRGKSSAVNLKPL from the coding sequence ATGCCGGTTGGCACGGTTAAATGGTTCAACACCACCAAGGGCTTCGGTTTTATACAGCCGGAGAGTGGGGGCGCTGACGTGTTTGTACATATTTCGGCAGTGCAGCGCTCGGGTTTGACCGGGCTGAATGAAGGCCAAAAGATTTCCTTCGAGCTGCAACAGGATCCTAAGCGGGGCAAGAGCTCTGCCGTCAATCTCAAGCCGCTTTAA
- a CDS encoding universal stress protein yields the protein MLFTRTKLSDRQERAVQKTLHNLRQQRRNRFRILACIDGTEESFITVTFAARLAVNDECDIIVLYVRPIDQALWSGGLQLRIARQNMMESGFELPGVRDLKRSLEILKEEGIDVESWPQEASHQDAWGDPAGDTKVEYRSPKGRSVVLKLKTAPDAAHGILDQYELGPYNLMVLGEPSRWRSEFKAWFGTGVVQEVVTHASCSVLVARPSLDKEGFFICTDGSSRSMQAVRRAAVLAHMQGASITLFSVAPDEASRPAAEEAVANAKALLKAMKITVTDTRTAVGDTVDEIIETGSSYRIIVVTDEGRSRLQRIFKGSKASDVVRGARTSVLDVR from the coding sequence ATGCTGTTCACGCGCACCAAGCTCAGCGACCGGCAGGAACGCGCGGTCCAGAAGACGTTGCACAATCTGCGCCAGCAGCGGCGCAACCGTTTCCGCATCCTCGCCTGCATCGACGGCACCGAGGAATCCTTCATCACCGTCACCTTCGCCGCCCGCCTCGCCGTCAATGACGAATGCGATATCATCGTCCTTTATGTGCGCCCGATCGACCAGGCCTTGTGGTCGGGCGGCCTGCAACTACGAATTGCGCGACAGAACATGATGGAATCGGGCTTCGAGCTCCCGGGGGTGCGCGATCTCAAGCGCTCGCTCGAAATCCTCAAGGAAGAAGGCATCGACGTCGAAAGCTGGCCGCAGGAAGCGAGCCATCAGGACGCCTGGGGCGACCCGGCCGGCGACACCAAAGTGGAATACCGGAGCCCCAAGGGGAGAAGCGTCGTGCTCAAGCTCAAGACGGCGCCCGATGCCGCCCATGGGATCCTCGATCAATATGAGCTCGGGCCTTATAATTTGATGGTCCTCGGCGAACCGTCGCGCTGGCGCAGCGAGTTCAAGGCCTGGTTCGGCACCGGCGTCGTCCAGGAAGTGGTCACGCATGCCTCCTGCTCCGTGCTGGTGGCGCGCCCCAGCCTCGACAAGGAAGGTTTCTTCATCTGCACCGACGGTTCGTCGCGCTCCATGCAGGCGGTGCGCCGCGCCGCCGTGCTCGCCCATATGCAGGGCGCCTCGATCACACTCTTCTCGGTGGCACCCGACGAGGCGTCACGCCCGGCGGCGGAGGAAGCCGTCGCCAATGCCAAGGCCCTGCTCAAAGCGATGAAGATCACCGTCACCGACACGCGCACCGCGGTCGGCGACACGGTGGATGAGATCATCGAGACGGGGTCGAGCTACCGCATCATCGTGGTCACCGATGAGGGGCGCTCGCGGCTTCAGCGCATCTTCAAGGGGTCGAAAGCCAGCGATGTGGTGCGCGGCGCGCGCACCAGCGTGCTCGATGTGAGGTAG
- a CDS encoding TIGR02281 family clan AA aspartic protease, with the protein MIWITGFALLAALLFATRLISRLSVALPIIAVIAAAAAHEVYKDQRSVSALRPTIDMPQLLAATELKADRNGHYVAEAEINGATILVMVDTGATGVALSYEDADKAGLRPRGLDFDIPVNTANGVVKAARVTLRRVEVDNVRVRDVDGLVLPEGAMRGSLLGMSFLGRLSSFRIENGVLYLRD; encoded by the coding sequence ATGATCTGGATCACCGGTTTCGCCTTACTGGCGGCCCTGCTGTTCGCCACGCGCCTGATCAGCCGGCTCAGTGTCGCATTGCCGATCATTGCCGTGATCGCGGCCGCCGCGGCCCACGAAGTCTACAAGGACCAGCGTTCGGTAAGCGCCCTCAGGCCGACGATCGACATGCCGCAGCTTCTCGCCGCCACCGAGCTCAAGGCCGACCGCAATGGCCACTATGTCGCCGAGGCCGAGATCAACGGCGCGACGATCCTGGTCATGGTCGATACGGGCGCCACGGGCGTGGCCCTCTCCTATGAGGATGCCGACAAAGCGGGGCTGAGGCCGCGCGGGCTCGATTTCGACATCCCGGTCAACACCGCCAATGGCGTGGTGAAAGCCGCCCGTGTCACGCTGCGCCGCGTCGAGGTGGACAATGTCCGCGTGCGTGACGTCGACGGGCTGGTGTTGCCTGAAGGCGCCATGCGGGGATCGCTTCTGGGCATGAGCTTCCTCGGCCGCCTGTCCAGCTTCAGGATCGAAAACGGCGTCCTTTATCTGCGGGATTAG